The following proteins are encoded in a genomic region of Synechococcus sp. CBW1002:
- a CDS encoding Fur family transcriptional regulator, translating to MGPPPTTDRLPPRQQGLLKELGRADAELSGQELHARLRGGPQAMGLATVYRHLRQLQQRGLVRCRHLPTGEALFAPTERDEHHLTCVDCGTSLVLHHCPVHGLALPDGDLAGFQPLFHTLEFFGLCRDCRQRQETEADQKLKEVFTRPPN from the coding sequence ATGGGTCCGCCCCCCACCACTGATCGACTTCCGCCTCGCCAGCAGGGTCTGCTGAAGGAGCTCGGCCGGGCCGATGCGGAACTCTCCGGCCAGGAGCTCCACGCCCGCCTGCGGGGAGGTCCCCAGGCCATGGGGCTGGCCACGGTCTACCGGCACCTGCGTCAGCTGCAGCAGCGGGGGCTGGTGCGCTGCCGGCATCTGCCCACGGGCGAAGCCCTGTTCGCCCCCACCGAGCGGGACGAACACCACCTGACCTGCGTCGACTGCGGCACCTCCCTGGTGCTGCACCACTGCCCCGTCCATGGCCTGGCCCTGCCGGACGGTGACCTGGCCGGCTTCCAGCCCCTGTTCCACACCCTCGAATTCTTCGGGCTGTGCCGCGACTGCCGGCAGCGGCAGGAGACCGAAGCGGATCAGAAGCTGAAGGAGGTCTTCACCAGGCCGCCGAACTGA